One genomic window of Sardina pilchardus chromosome 15, fSarPil1.1, whole genome shotgun sequence includes the following:
- the LOC134102464 gene encoding angiotensin-converting enzyme 2-like: protein MWMKLLLIVGLAGICTQAIEEGRWRISESHPQAFKVRLSLKAALGDEAYAWNENELYLFKAAMAYTMRQYYWADKGQQVNFTWEHIQTDNVTQRISFHFLVTLPDAVPTTIISKAEVEAAIRLSRGRINSVMMLSDDTLEFVGLLATLAPPVEPAVEVWLIVFGVVIGFVVLVGVFLIVSGFRNRRKNSKSKMDDDERKPSEERQGKVLQYSYQMRDERQRLSRSPPQELMAVLGVLISVI, encoded by the exons ATGTGGATGAAGCTGCTGCTGATTGTGGGGCTGGCTGGAATATGCACCCAGGCCATCGAGGAAGGGAGATGGCGGATTTCTG AATCACATCCACAGGCGTTTAAAGTGCGACTCAGTCTGAAAGCTGCACTGGGAGACGAGGCT TATGCCTGGAACGAGAATGAATTGTACCTGTTTAAGGCTGCCATGGCTTACACCATGCGCCAGTACTACTGGGCAGACAAAGGACAACAGGTCAACTTCAC GTgggaacacatacagacagacaatgtgACTCAGAGGATCTCGTTCCATTTCCTTGTCACTTTGCCGGATGCCGTGCCGACCACTATCATCTCCAAAGCAGAGGTGGAGGCGGCCATTCG GCTGTCAAGGGGCCGTATCAATAGTGTCATGATGCTCAGCGATGACACGCTGGAGTTCGTAGGCCTCCTGGCCACGCTGGCACCTCCGGTGGAGCCTGCTGTGGAGGTGTGGCTGATCGTCTTCGGAGTGGTCATCGGCTTCGTGGTGTTGGTGGGAGTCTTCCTCATCGTCAGTGGGTTCCGGAACAGGAGGAAGAATAG TAAATCAAAAATGGACGATGATGAAAGGAAACCTAGTGAAGAAA gaCAGGGCAAAGTGCTGCAGTACTCTTATCAGATGCGAGATGAAAGGCAGAGATTGAGCCGCTCCCCGCCGCAGGAGCTCATGGCTGTCCTGGGCGTTCTCATATCTGTTATCTAA
- the cltrn gene encoding collectrin produces the protein MLPLVLLLLCLPPVLALECSKDHQDGYQVRLSIKTALGDQAYDWNESELFLFKATIAFAMRRYTNTEEYKVSNIVVCNQTPRVSFWFIVVDPVNPTLAISREKVEEAVRVSRNRINNAFLLTDKTLEFLGIPPTLAAPVIPTTAPWLIVFGVVIGTVCAGIVALLVSSFVKRRRANKAKEFPEEEDPAKGADKGISSETFEDRNGVYNQAFSDDDRFTQL, from the exons ATGTTGCCTCTGGTACTTCTTTTACTTTGTCTGCCACCTGTCTTGGCCTTAGAATGCAGTAAGG ATCATCAAGATGGTTATCAAGTTAGACTCAGCATCAAAACTGCCCTTGGAGATCAAGCT TATGACTGGAACGAGAGTGAACTGTTCCTCTTCAAGGCCACCATTGCCTTTGCCATGAGAAGATACACCAACACTGAAGAATATAA AGTTTCGAACATTGTTGTGTGCAACCAGACACCAAGGGTTTCCTTTTGGTTCATTGTGGTAGACCCTGTTAACCCCACACTTGCAATCTCACGGGAAAAAGTGGAGGAAGCAGTAAG GGTCTCTCGGAACCGCATAAACAATGCCTTCCTGCTAACGGACAAGACACTGGAGTTCTTGGGCATCCCACCAACACTGGCAGCCCCCGTCATACCTACCACTGCCCCCTGGCTTATTGTCTTCGGGGTGGTAATTGGTACGGTCTGTGCCGGCATTGTTGCTTTACTCGTATCGTCTTTTGTCAAGAGGAGACG TGCAAACAAGGCTAAGGAGTTCCCTGAGGAGGAGGATCCAGCCAAAGGAGCTGATAAGGGGATCAGCAGCGAGACATTTGAGGACAGAAATGGTGTTTATAACCAGGCCTTCTCGGACGATGACCGCTTCACCCAGCTGTAA